One genomic region from Mauremys reevesii isolate NIE-2019 linkage group 7, ASM1616193v1, whole genome shotgun sequence encodes:
- the SF1 gene encoding splicing factor 1 isoform X3 encodes MRCKGWKVRETRTPRAEETLMAATGANATPLGKLHPPPPPGKPGYPMPPPGPPGLVLPGPPPPPPPGPGQAQAALLGPMAAAAYPFAALPPPPPPPPPPPPPPQPQPPPQQPQPPPPPPPPPPPQQQQPPPQAAGPQPPPQYGQYRYPSPPPPPQGHEQQQPPPPQQQQQDENGPGGGSNHDFPNKKRKRSRWNQDTMEQKTVIPGMPTVIPPGLTREQERAYIVQLQIEDLTRKLRTGDLGIPPNPEDRSPSPEPIYNSEGKRLNTREFRTRKKLEEERHNLITEMVALNPDFKPPADYKPPATRVSDKVMIPQDEYPEINFVGLLIGPRGNTLKNIEKECNAKIMIRGKGSVKEGKVGRKDGQMLPGEDEPLHALVTANTMENVKKAVEQIRNILKQGIETPEDQNDLRKMQLRELARLNGTLREDDNRILRPWQSAETRSITNTTVCTKCGGAGHIASDCKFSRPGDPQSAQDKARMDKEYLSLMAELGEAPVPASVGSSSGPTNTPLSSGPRPSGPGNNPPPPNRPPWMNSGPSDNRPYHGMHGGPGGPGGPHNFHHPMPNMGGHGGHPMQHNPNGPPPWMQPHHPPMNQGPHPPGHPGPHHMVPGKYACGLWGLSPASRKRYDAAADGYDGPAAPSAQWSASPASLWSSPPMAAAAAASAATSQQQYGVQYSLAMAAKYDDHHHHERWHRVHPAMAAAGGCGGGFYGGPADARQPLHGPFASRGPASAAARGPASSAAAAAWLRGHDVRPAPSPAPHGPF; translated from the exons ATGAGGTGCAAAGGCTGGAAGGTTCGCGAAACGCGAACGCCGCGAGCTGAGGAGACGCTAATGGCGGCGACTGGAGCCAACGCCACGCCGCTAGGGAagctccatccacccccaccgCCGGGGAAGCCGGGCTACCCGATGCCTCCGCCAGGTCCCCCAGGGCTGGTCCTGCCAGGACCCCCACCTCCACCGCCCCCAGGCCCAGGCCAGGCCCAAGCCGCTCTGCTAGGCCCCATGGCGGCTGCTGCCTACCCCTTCGccgcgctgccgccgccgcctcctccgccacccccgccccctccgccGCCCCAGCCGCAGCCCCCGCCGCAGCAGCCGCAGcccccgccacccccacccccgcctcctcccccgcagcagcAACAGCCGCCGCCTCAGGCCGCGGGGCCTCAGCCCCCTCCTCAGTACGGACAATACCGGTATCCGTCCCCGCCGCCGCCCCCGCAGGGCCacgagcagcagcagccgccgccgccgcaacAACAGCAGCAGGATGAGAACGGCCCGGGAGGGGGCAGTAATCACG ATTTTCCTAATAAGAAGCGGAAGAGAAGCAGATGGAACCAAGACACCATGGAGCAGAAGACCGTCATCCCAGGAATGCCCACTGTTATCCCTCCTGGACTCACTCGTGAGCAAGAGAGAGCTTATATAG TGCAACTGCAGATTGAAGACCTGACTCGTAAACTGCGCACAGGAGACCTGGGCATCCCCCCTAACCCAGAGGACAG GTCCCCTTCCCCCGAGCCCATTTACAATAGTGAGGGGAAGCGCCTGAATACCCGTGAGTTCCGCACCCGCAagaagctggaggaggagaggcataACCTCATCACAGAGATGGTGGCCCTCAACCCAGACTTCAAGCCACCAGCTGATTACAA GCCTCCAGCAACCCGAGTGAGCGATAAGGTGATGATCCCACAGGATGAATATCCTGAGATTAACTTTGTGGGGCTTCTGATTGGACCCAG AGGTAATACACTGAAGAATATTGAGAAGGAATGCAATGCCAAGATCATGATCCGGGGGAAGGGGTCAGTGAAGGAAGGGAAGGTGGGCCGAAAAGATGGCCAGATGCTGCCTGGAGAAGATGAGCCTCTTCATGCTCTGGTCACTGCCAACACCATGGAGAATGTGAAGAAGGCTGTGGAACAG ATTCGAAATATTCTGAAGCAAGGCATTGAAACACCAGAAGACCAGAACGACTTGCGGAAGATGCAGCTGCGTGAGCTGGCCCGGCTTAATGGAACGCTGCGGGAAGATGACAACAG GATCCTGCGGCCATGGCAAAGTGCAGAGACCCGCAGCATCACCAACACCACTGTGTGTACAAAATGCGGAGGAGCTGGACACATTGCCTCTGACTGCAAGTTCTCTAG ACCTGGTGACCCTCAGTCTGCTCAGGACAAAGCCCGCATGGACAAAGAATACCTGTCCCTGATGGCAGAATTGGGAGaagctccagtcccagcatctgtgGGATCTTCCTCTGGCCCCACCAATACACCTCTGTCAAGTGGGCCCAGACCCTCAGGACCAGGAAACAACCCACCTCCTCCC AACCGTCCTCCGTGGATGAACTCTGGCCCCTCTGATAACCGGCCCTACCATGGGATGCATGGAGGACCTGGGGGTCCAGGTGGGCCTCACAACTTCCACCACCCCATGCCCAACATGGGCGGGCATGGTGGCCATCCAATGCAGCACAATCCCAATGGCCCACCACCCTGGATGCAGCCACATCATCCACCCATGAACCAGGGGCCACATCCTCCAGGTCACCCAGGCCCCCACCACATGG TACCTGGGAAATACGCCTGTGGGCTCTGGGGTCTATCGCCTGCATCAAGGAAAAG GTATGATGCCGCCGCCGATGGGTATGATGGCCCCGCCGCCCCCTCCGCCCAGTGGtcagcctcccccgcctccctcTGGTCCTCTCCCcccatggcagcagcagcagcagcctccgcCGCCACCTCCCAGCAGCAGTATGGCGTCCAGTACTCCCTTGCCATGGCAGCAAA ATACGacgaccaccaccaccacgagcGCTGGCACCGGGTCCATCCCGccatggcagcagcagggggctgcggtGGCGGCTTCTACGGGGGCCCCGCAGATGCAAGGCAACCCCTCCATGGTCCCTTTGCCTCCAGGGGTCCAGCCTCCGCTGCCGCCCGGGGCCCCGCCtcctccgccgccgccgccgcctggcTCCGCGGGCATGATGtacgccccgccccctcccccgccccccatggacCCTTCTAA
- the SF1 gene encoding splicing factor 1 isoform X5 codes for MRCKGWKVRETRTPRAEETLMAATGANATPLGKLHPPPPPGKPGYPMPPPGPPGLVLPGPPPPPPPGPGQAQAALLGPMAAAAYPFAALPPPPPPPPPPPPPPQPQPPPQQPQPPPPPPPPPPPQQQQPPPQAAGPQPPPQYGQYRYPSPPPPPQGHEQQQPPPPQQQQQDENGPGGGSNHDFPNKKRKRSRWNQDTMEQKTVIPGMPTVIPPGLTREQERAYIVQLQIEDLTRKLRTGDLGIPPNPEDRSPSPEPIYNSEGKRLNTREFRTRKKLEEERHNLITEMVALNPDFKPPADYKPPATRVSDKVMIPQDEYPEINFVGLLIGPRGNTLKNIEKECNAKIMIRGKGSVKEGKVGRKDGQMLPGEDEPLHALVTANTMENVKKAVEQIRNILKQGIETPEDQNDLRKMQLRELARLNGTLREDDNRILRPWQSAETRSITNTTVCTKCGGAGHIASDCKFSRPGDPQSAQDKARMDKEYLSLMAELGEAPVPASVGSSSGPTNTPLSSGPRPSGPGNNPPPPNRPPWMNSGPSDNRPYHGMHGGPGGPGGPHNFHHPMPNMGGHGGHPMQHNPNGPPPWMQPHHPPMNQGPHPPGHPGPHHMVPGKYACGLWGLSPASRKRYDDHHHHERWHRVHPAMAAAGGCGGGFYGGPADARQPLHGPFASRGPASAAARGPASSAAAAAWLRGHDVRPAPSPAPHGPF; via the exons ATGAGGTGCAAAGGCTGGAAGGTTCGCGAAACGCGAACGCCGCGAGCTGAGGAGACGCTAATGGCGGCGACTGGAGCCAACGCCACGCCGCTAGGGAagctccatccacccccaccgCCGGGGAAGCCGGGCTACCCGATGCCTCCGCCAGGTCCCCCAGGGCTGGTCCTGCCAGGACCCCCACCTCCACCGCCCCCAGGCCCAGGCCAGGCCCAAGCCGCTCTGCTAGGCCCCATGGCGGCTGCTGCCTACCCCTTCGccgcgctgccgccgccgcctcctccgccacccccgccccctccgccGCCCCAGCCGCAGCCCCCGCCGCAGCAGCCGCAGcccccgccacccccacccccgcctcctcccccgcagcagcAACAGCCGCCGCCTCAGGCCGCGGGGCCTCAGCCCCCTCCTCAGTACGGACAATACCGGTATCCGTCCCCGCCGCCGCCCCCGCAGGGCCacgagcagcagcagccgccgccgccgcaacAACAGCAGCAGGATGAGAACGGCCCGGGAGGGGGCAGTAATCACG ATTTTCCTAATAAGAAGCGGAAGAGAAGCAGATGGAACCAAGACACCATGGAGCAGAAGACCGTCATCCCAGGAATGCCCACTGTTATCCCTCCTGGACTCACTCGTGAGCAAGAGAGAGCTTATATAG TGCAACTGCAGATTGAAGACCTGACTCGTAAACTGCGCACAGGAGACCTGGGCATCCCCCCTAACCCAGAGGACAG GTCCCCTTCCCCCGAGCCCATTTACAATAGTGAGGGGAAGCGCCTGAATACCCGTGAGTTCCGCACCCGCAagaagctggaggaggagaggcataACCTCATCACAGAGATGGTGGCCCTCAACCCAGACTTCAAGCCACCAGCTGATTACAA GCCTCCAGCAACCCGAGTGAGCGATAAGGTGATGATCCCACAGGATGAATATCCTGAGATTAACTTTGTGGGGCTTCTGATTGGACCCAG AGGTAATACACTGAAGAATATTGAGAAGGAATGCAATGCCAAGATCATGATCCGGGGGAAGGGGTCAGTGAAGGAAGGGAAGGTGGGCCGAAAAGATGGCCAGATGCTGCCTGGAGAAGATGAGCCTCTTCATGCTCTGGTCACTGCCAACACCATGGAGAATGTGAAGAAGGCTGTGGAACAG ATTCGAAATATTCTGAAGCAAGGCATTGAAACACCAGAAGACCAGAACGACTTGCGGAAGATGCAGCTGCGTGAGCTGGCCCGGCTTAATGGAACGCTGCGGGAAGATGACAACAG GATCCTGCGGCCATGGCAAAGTGCAGAGACCCGCAGCATCACCAACACCACTGTGTGTACAAAATGCGGAGGAGCTGGACACATTGCCTCTGACTGCAAGTTCTCTAG ACCTGGTGACCCTCAGTCTGCTCAGGACAAAGCCCGCATGGACAAAGAATACCTGTCCCTGATGGCAGAATTGGGAGaagctccagtcccagcatctgtgGGATCTTCCTCTGGCCCCACCAATACACCTCTGTCAAGTGGGCCCAGACCCTCAGGACCAGGAAACAACCCACCTCCTCCC AACCGTCCTCCGTGGATGAACTCTGGCCCCTCTGATAACCGGCCCTACCATGGGATGCATGGAGGACCTGGGGGTCCAGGTGGGCCTCACAACTTCCACCACCCCATGCCCAACATGGGCGGGCATGGTGGCCATCCAATGCAGCACAATCCCAATGGCCCACCACCCTGGATGCAGCCACATCATCCACCCATGAACCAGGGGCCACATCCTCCAGGTCACCCAGGCCCCCACCACATGG TACCTGGGAAATACGCCTGTGGGCTCTGGGGTCTATCGCCTGCATCAAGGAAAAG ATACGacgaccaccaccaccacgagcGCTGGCACCGGGTCCATCCCGccatggcagcagcagggggctgcggtGGCGGCTTCTACGGGGGCCCCGCAGATGCAAGGCAACCCCTCCATGGTCCCTTTGCCTCCAGGGGTCCAGCCTCCGCTGCCGCCCGGGGCCCCGCCtcctccgccgccgccgccgcctggcTCCGCGGGCATGATGtacgccccgccccctcccccgccccccatggacCCTTCTAA
- the SF1 gene encoding splicing factor 1 isoform X7 has protein sequence MEQKTVIPGMPTVIPPGLTREQERAYIVQLQIEDLTRKLRTGDLGIPPNPEDRSPSPEPIYNSEGKRLNTREFRTRKKLEEERHNLITEMVALNPDFKPPADYKPPATRVSDKVMIPQDEYPEINFVGLLIGPRGNTLKNIEKECNAKIMIRGKGSVKEGKVGRKDGQMLPGEDEPLHALVTANTMENVKKAVEQIRNILKQGIETPEDQNDLRKMQLRELARLNGTLREDDNRILRPWQSAETRSITNTTVCTKCGGAGHIASDCKFSRPGDPQSAQDKARMDKEYLSLMAELGEAPVPASVGSSSGPTNTPLSSGPRPSGPGNNPPPPNRPPWMNSGPSDNRPYHGMHGGPGGPGGPHNFHHPMPNMGGHGGHPMQHNPNGPPPWMQPHHPPMNQGPHPPGHPGPHHMDQYLGNTPVGSGVYRLHQGKGMMPPPMGMMAPPPPPPSGQPPPPPSGPLPPWQQQQQPPPPPPSSSMASSTPLPWQQNTTTTTTTSAGTGSIPPWQQQGAAVAASTGAPQMQGNPSMVPLPPGVQPPLPPGAPPPPPPPPPGSAGMMYAPPPPPPPMDPSNFVTMMGMGVPALPPFGMPPAPPPPPPQN, from the exons ATGGAGCAGAAGACCGTCATCCCAGGAATGCCCACTGTTATCCCTCCTGGACTCACTCGTGAGCAAGAGAGAGCTTATATAG TGCAACTGCAGATTGAAGACCTGACTCGTAAACTGCGCACAGGAGACCTGGGCATCCCCCCTAACCCAGAGGACAG GTCCCCTTCCCCCGAGCCCATTTACAATAGTGAGGGGAAGCGCCTGAATACCCGTGAGTTCCGCACCCGCAagaagctggaggaggagaggcataACCTCATCACAGAGATGGTGGCCCTCAACCCAGACTTCAAGCCACCAGCTGATTACAA GCCTCCAGCAACCCGAGTGAGCGATAAGGTGATGATCCCACAGGATGAATATCCTGAGATTAACTTTGTGGGGCTTCTGATTGGACCCAG AGGTAATACACTGAAGAATATTGAGAAGGAATGCAATGCCAAGATCATGATCCGGGGGAAGGGGTCAGTGAAGGAAGGGAAGGTGGGCCGAAAAGATGGCCAGATGCTGCCTGGAGAAGATGAGCCTCTTCATGCTCTGGTCACTGCCAACACCATGGAGAATGTGAAGAAGGCTGTGGAACAG ATTCGAAATATTCTGAAGCAAGGCATTGAAACACCAGAAGACCAGAACGACTTGCGGAAGATGCAGCTGCGTGAGCTGGCCCGGCTTAATGGAACGCTGCGGGAAGATGACAACAG GATCCTGCGGCCATGGCAAAGTGCAGAGACCCGCAGCATCACCAACACCACTGTGTGTACAAAATGCGGAGGAGCTGGACACATTGCCTCTGACTGCAAGTTCTCTAG ACCTGGTGACCCTCAGTCTGCTCAGGACAAAGCCCGCATGGACAAAGAATACCTGTCCCTGATGGCAGAATTGGGAGaagctccagtcccagcatctgtgGGATCTTCCTCTGGCCCCACCAATACACCTCTGTCAAGTGGGCCCAGACCCTCAGGACCAGGAAACAACCCACCTCCTCCC AACCGTCCTCCGTGGATGAACTCTGGCCCCTCTGATAACCGGCCCTACCATGGGATGCATGGAGGACCTGGGGGTCCAGGTGGGCCTCACAACTTCCACCACCCCATGCCCAACATGGGCGGGCATGGTGGCCATCCAATGCAGCACAATCCCAATGGCCCACCACCCTGGATGCAGCCACATCATCCACCCATGAACCAGGGGCCACATCCTCCAGGTCACCCAGGCCCCCACCACATGG ATCAGTACCTGGGAAATACGCCTGTGGGCTCTGGGGTCTATCGCCTGCATCAAGGAAAAG GTATGATGCCGCCGCCGATGGGTATGATGGCCCCGCCGCCCCCTCCGCCCAGTGGtcagcctcccccgcctccctcTGGTCCTCTCCCcccatggcagcagcagcagcagcctccgcCGCCACCTCCCAGCAGCAGTATGGCGTCCAGTACTCCCTTGCCATGGCAGCAAA ATACGacgaccaccaccaccacgagcGCTGGCACCGGGTCCATCCCGccatggcagcagcagggggctgcggtGGCGGCTTCTACGGGGGCCCCGCAGATGCAAGGCAACCCCTCCATGGTCCCTTTGCCTCCAGGGGTCCAGCCTCCGCTGCCGCCCGGGGCCCCGCCtcctccgccgccgccgccgcctggcTCCGCGGGCATGATGtacgccccgccccctcccccgccccccatggacCCTTCTAATTTCGTCACTatgatggggatgggggtgccGGCCTTGCCACCATTCGGCATGCCCCCCGCACCTCCGCCACCCCCACCACAGAACTga